A part of Larkinella insperata genomic DNA contains:
- a CDS encoding PP2C family protein-serine/threonine phosphatase — translation MSLLVIAGKTDVGQRRQDNQDTFICTPIWSDDSVLLAAIDGVGGYAGGDRAAAIAKESIEKYMATPNGDPLSMLREAVVFANNQIHQERQQTPPLAQMACVLTTAVADSRLRKVYYVHVGDTRMYRFRGGTLEKLTRDHSLVGIREDANELTEAEAMQHPRRNEILRDVGSLAHRVDDPDFLESGETDFEPGDVLLLCSDGLTDMITQAQIRAVLGRKLSLEAQAAELIRVANQQGGKDNITVVLAQNGTSANPATAVADKTVTQPVPPVVVADKTVTADPKPAKRGSSGLWILLFLLLAGAVAGIWWYQDQPSSVHQEAAMDSVNTVSSQPDTLATASDSRLDSLLQQAYRTPDHLLTLPADTFRLTGPLVLTDSLQRIVGGNPLTVLMPADTSRAPVALQITRSGPVQLQNMVITGFKKGIETTQEARIQLSNVYFRNVETPVSAAVRQDTFRNAVLGVSVQNLLESPQPPRR, via the coding sequence ATGAGTCTGTTAGTAATCGCCGGAAAAACCGATGTTGGCCAGCGCCGACAGGATAATCAGGATACCTTTATCTGCACCCCGATCTGGTCGGACGACAGCGTTTTGCTGGCCGCCATTGACGGGGTGGGCGGTTATGCCGGGGGCGACCGGGCCGCGGCCATCGCCAAGGAGTCTATTGAAAAATACATGGCTACCCCCAACGGCGACCCGCTTTCCATGCTGCGCGAAGCCGTGGTGTTTGCCAACAACCAGATCCACCAGGAGCGGCAGCAGACGCCCCCGCTGGCCCAGATGGCCTGCGTTCTGACAACCGCCGTGGCCGACAGCCGGTTGCGGAAAGTGTATTACGTACACGTGGGCGACACCCGGATGTACCGGTTTCGTGGGGGTACACTCGAAAAATTAACCCGTGATCATTCGCTGGTCGGGATTCGGGAGGATGCCAACGAACTGACCGAAGCCGAAGCCATGCAGCACCCGCGCCGGAACGAGATTTTGCGCGACGTGGGGTCGCTGGCGCACCGGGTTGATGATCCGGATTTTCTGGAGTCGGGTGAAACGGACTTCGAGCCGGGCGACGTACTGCTGCTGTGCAGCGACGGCTTGACGGATATGATTACGCAGGCTCAAATCCGGGCGGTGCTGGGCCGTAAACTGTCGCTCGAAGCGCAAGCTGCGGAATTGATTCGGGTTGCCAATCAGCAGGGCGGTAAGGATAACATTACGGTGGTTCTGGCCCAGAATGGCACGTCCGCCAACCCGGCTACTGCGGTTGCCGACAAAACCGTTACGCAACCAGTGCCGCCCGTCGTGGTCGCGGATAAAACCGTTACGGCGGACCCTAAACCGGCTAAGCGAGGGTCGTCCGGCTTGTGGATTTTGCTGTTTCTGCTCCTGGCGGGGGCCGTCGCCGGAATCTGGTGGTACCAGGACCAGCCGTCCAGCGTTCATCAGGAAGCCGCCATGGATAGTGTGAATACCGTCAGTTCCCAGCCCGATACCCTGGCCACCGCGTCGGATTCCCGGCTGGATTCGTTACTGCAGCAGGCTTACCGGACCCCCGACCATCTGTTGACGCTTCCGGCCGATACGTTTCGGCTCACCGGACCGCTGGTGCTGACGGATTCGTTGCAGCGAATCGTGGGGGGGAATCCGCTCACGGTATTGATGCCCGCCGACACGAGCCGGGCGCCGGTGGCCCTGCAAATCACCCGGTCGGGACCCGTGCAATTGCAAAATATGGTGATTACTGGTTTTAAAAAAGGCATTGAGACCACGCAGGAGGCCCGGATACAACTTTCAAATGTGTACTTTCGTAATGTGGAAACACCCGTTAGTGCGGCTGTTCGGCAGGATACGTTCCGCAATGCCGTGCTGGGTGTTTCCGTTCAAAATTTACTGGAATCTCCCCAACCCCCTCGTCGTTAA
- a CDS encoding serine/threonine protein kinase, whose amino-acid sequence MATVRFDTRFPGYEVLSELGRSNARILKARHLATGDLVAIKHFALNTDAETLRRFQRESAIMTSIAHPNIVKVREVQLEAELPYIVMELIEGGSLKSLITGQHRLSIPTVIRLGLQMSEAFKAIHPQGIVHRDIKPENILFRPLASGELHFLLTDFGVARLHEQSSTLTGQSLMTYEYASPEQFNDPKAVNTATDYYSLGVVLYECLHGSVPFALSDHSGIVTFMNKVLNDAPPALTISNQDPTLVPFTELLQNLLQKKASERLSDPDELTWQLKQAELNYLQVSRTGFAPRTTVPTPNVPVVDVEAPKPNVTAPLPPEVRAETPAPAPLPPRSSSGGGWKWAVLALVVLLAGAGLYYAFTKPGAEPGTQPTQTARPTADSTAAPTETAEATESDADTDTPVVPEVDTMQQRLEAEAKRREQVRTQAQAAARSLNAEVIDYSVGLLGGIRNVRVQLDNPSDITFPSIAVQISYYKDNGGLYTTQKIFFNNVKPNSSRIQKAPSSDRGTRVTCKILKYDLPKELDSSMNLVPIDSIN is encoded by the coding sequence ATGGCTACCGTTCGATTTGATACACGTTTCCCCGGCTATGAAGTGCTCAGTGAATTAGGGCGCAGTAACGCCCGCATTCTCAAGGCGCGTCACCTGGCTACGGGCGATCTGGTGGCCATCAAACATTTTGCGCTCAACACCGACGCTGAAACGCTCCGGCGGTTTCAGCGGGAATCGGCCATTATGACCAGCATTGCCCACCCCAACATTGTAAAAGTTCGGGAAGTGCAACTGGAGGCCGAACTGCCGTACATCGTCATGGAGCTGATTGAGGGAGGGAGCCTGAAAAGTCTCATTACGGGCCAGCACCGGCTGAGCATACCGACCGTCATTCGGCTGGGGCTGCAAATGTCCGAAGCCTTCAAGGCCATTCACCCGCAGGGCATTGTTCACCGCGACATCAAGCCCGAAAACATCCTGTTCCGACCGCTGGCCAGCGGAGAGCTGCACTTTCTGCTGACGGACTTTGGCGTGGCGCGGCTGCACGAACAGTCGAGTACGCTGACGGGCCAGTCGCTGATGACCTACGAATACGCGTCGCCCGAGCAATTCAACGATCCCAAAGCGGTGAATACCGCCACGGATTACTATTCGCTGGGGGTGGTACTCTACGAGTGCCTGCACGGGAGCGTTCCGTTTGCCCTGTCCGATCACTCGGGCATTGTGACGTTTATGAACAAGGTGCTGAACGATGCGCCCCCCGCCCTGACGATTTCTAACCAGGACCCGACGCTGGTTCCGTTTACCGAACTGCTCCAGAACCTGCTGCAAAAAAAGGCGAGTGAGCGTCTGAGCGATCCGGATGAGCTGACGTGGCAGTTGAAGCAGGCCGAACTGAATTACCTGCAGGTGAGTCGGACGGGGTTTGCGCCCCGAACCACGGTACCCACACCCAACGTACCCGTCGTGGACGTGGAAGCGCCCAAACCAAACGTGACGGCCCCGTTGCCGCCCGAGGTTCGCGCTGAAACACCGGCACCCGCTCCCCTGCCGCCCAGGAGCTCGTCCGGAGGTGGCTGGAAGTGGGCGGTACTGGCCCTGGTGGTACTGCTGGCCGGAGCCGGTCTGTATTACGCGTTTACCAAGCCGGGTGCAGAACCGGGAACCCAGCCGACCCAAACCGCCCGCCCAACCGCCGACTCCACCGCGGCCCCAACCGAAACGGCGGAGGCCACGGAATCGGATGCCGATACAGATACGCCGGTTGTGCCGGAAGTGGACACCATGCAGCAACGGCTGGAGGCCGAAGCCAAACGGCGGGAGCAGGTCCGGACTCAGGCCCAGGCTGCTGCCCGATCGTTGAATGCCGAGGTTATCGATTACAGCGTGGGCCTGCTCGGCGGCATCCGCAACGTGCGCGTGCAACTCGATAATCCCAGCGACATTACCTTTCCGTCCATTGCCGTCCAGATTAGCTATTATAAGGACAATGGCGGACTTTATACAACGCAAAAGATTTTTTTCAACAACGTCAAACCCAATTCATCGCGCATTCAGAAAGCACCGTCCAGCGACCGGGGAACCCGGGTCACCTGCAAAATCCTGAAATACGATTTGCCCAAGGAGCTGGATTCATCGATGAATTTGGTACCGATCGACTCGATAAACTAA
- a CDS encoding FHA domain-containing protein, translated as MADQPTGWLGKLSNFLVPPSRPQTPVDTRATNTQILNELVASFEESIPRESVGSSMLFNAHFLIILHPDVYEERENAFPVIVNEAVNNFHTIIKAQKEQFKQIAPVASSWYFKFGGGREFGGETVNPEDVKVVGALTGILPGNNPVQSPDSVRVTRRVKQTNRYEKMDVDPHTFQHIDFREPGAFVVKFAFETQATAPKSAPAAQAANPVAPEIPRNLNANTGLAQIDYYIAELNKEAVYQMRDREIVVARKEIDNQHFPNYLLVESAYVSNPHARIRFNDAQQTFQIASFSRNETRVNELLIPRSEPANPQWYTLPDKAQILLNSMVTLHFQSRL; from the coding sequence ATGGCAGATCAACCCACCGGCTGGTTAGGTAAATTAAGTAATTTCTTGGTGCCCCCGAGTCGGCCCCAAACCCCGGTCGACACCCGGGCGACCAACACGCAGATTCTAAACGAACTGGTGGCGTCGTTTGAGGAATCGATTCCCCGCGAGTCGGTAGGGTCAAGTATGCTGTTCAACGCGCACTTCCTGATTATCCTGCACCCGGATGTCTACGAGGAGCGCGAAAACGCTTTTCCGGTGATTGTCAATGAAGCCGTAAACAACTTCCACACCATCATCAAGGCGCAGAAAGAACAGTTCAAGCAGATTGCGCCGGTGGCTTCAAGCTGGTATTTCAAGTTTGGCGGAGGTCGGGAGTTTGGCGGAGAAACCGTCAACCCGGAAGATGTGAAGGTGGTGGGGGCACTGACGGGGATTCTGCCGGGCAACAATCCCGTTCAGTCGCCGGACAGCGTGCGGGTGACGCGCCGGGTAAAACAAACCAACCGGTACGAAAAAATGGACGTTGATCCGCATACGTTTCAGCACATCGATTTCCGCGAACCGGGCGCTTTTGTGGTTAAGTTTGCGTTTGAAACCCAGGCCACCGCACCCAAATCCGCGCCCGCGGCCCAGGCTGCCAATCCTGTGGCGCCGGAGATACCCCGGAACTTGAACGCCAATACCGGGCTGGCCCAGATTGACTACTACATTGCCGAACTAAACAAGGAAGCGGTTTACCAGATGCGCGACCGGGAAATTGTGGTGGCCCGCAAGGAAATCGACAACCAGCATTTTCCGAATTATTTGCTCGTCGAATCGGCTTACGTGTCCAATCCGCACGCCCGGATTCGCTTCAATGACGCGCAGCAGACTTTTCAGATTGCCTCGTTCAGCCGCAACGAAACCCGGGTCAATGAGCTGCTCATTCCCCGCAGTGAACCCGCCAATCCGCAGTGGTATACGCTCCCGGACAAGGCCCAGATCCTGCTGAACAGCATGGTTACGTTACACTTTCAAAGCCGTCTATAA